A part of Primulina eburnea isolate SZY01 chromosome 10, ASM2296580v1, whole genome shotgun sequence genomic DNA contains:
- the LOC140802947 gene encoding nonsense-mediated mRNA decay factor SMG7-like — MMTIPMDNNKEKGSSREGVQRLFNKNIDLENKRRKAAQARIPSDPNTWQHMRENYEAIVLEDHAFSEQHDIEYALWQLHYRRIEELRALFNAALASAGSAASQNVKGPVRDGSDRITKIRSQLKTFLSEATGFYHDLMLKIRAKYGLPLGFFSDDSDNQIPVSEDGEKSSELKKGLMSCHRCLIYLGDLARYKGLYGEGDSKARDFMAASSYYMQASSLWPSSGNPHHQLAILAGYSNDELVSIYRYFRSLAVDNPFITARDNLIIAFEKNRQNYAQLGDAKVTSVKATPSRIPGKGRGKGEIRQSYKENNRVSTNSVKERASNKSDLFKAFVTRFVRLNGILFTRTSLETFPEVFSMVKNDLLELLSSGSDEEFTFGSDNAECKLAIVRLVAIVIFTVHSLSKDNENQSYADILQRSVLLQNAYASTFEFMGFMLERCYQLNDPASSFLLPGIMVFVEWLACRHDVAVCSEMEEKQVNTRNFFWNKCISLLNKLLSSGYLFLNEDEDETCFSNMSKYDEGETANRLALPEDFELRGFLPLIPAQLILDFSRKHSSGGNGSKKEKCSRIQRIIASGKALTNVVRIGQEGFYFDTKLKEFVMGVMPEISDDYLFSSPLESGVIANSLNITMGRQMDLSAVPQFEGGVEVEDEDEDEDEVIVFKPSTTEKHFEDFASKFTSSQILASVGGAGPIGLGCENRSLSVGHDSLLVQNGISASMIHPTAFANGTSQYLQPVQTSTSKWLVEQAQTMNGLAQLHLLKSSLEDQFGTSQPATLSVSYPQFNAATGYSHPIPILEATLPSKFDSIISSGVTSDSLSMKQSSTIPSGLKKNPVSRPVRHLGPPPGFGYVPSKAADESLNTALKNENPPNPQMDDYSWLDGYHFPSSNKSVGFSNSLNLVGPTIHSVSNGNGSVGTASFPFPGKQLSALQVKSENQKSLGDYQFSENMKLYDEQQQQFHNRNQQPIGPVQQFKGPSGNQQTVGAAQQYQGQSLWDGRFFV, encoded by the exons ATGATGACCATTCCGATGGATAACAACAAAGAAAAAGGTTCCTCAAGAGAAGGTGTTCAACGCCTCTTTAACAAG AATATTGATTTGGAAAACAAACGAAGAAAAGCAGCACAAGCTAGGATCCCTTCAGACCCTAACACATGGCAGCATATGCGAGAAAATTATGAAGCAATTGTCCTTGAAGATCATGCTTTTTCTGAGCAACATGACATAGAATATGCTTTGTGGCAGCTCCATTATAGGAGGATCGAGGAGCTAAGGGCACTCTTCAACGCAGCTCTAGCATCCGCAGGTTCAGCCGCATCCCAAAATGTGAAAGGTCCAGTTCGTGACGGATCTGATCGAATTACAAAGATCCGTTCCCAGCTTAAGACTTTCCTTTCTGAGGCAACTGGATTTTATCATGATTTGATGTTGAAGATTAGAGCAAAATATGGTCTGCCCCTGGGATTCTTTTCTGATGATTCTGATAATCAGATTCCGGTGTCAGAAGATGGGGAAAAATCTTCTGAGCTGAAAAAAGGCTTGATGTCCTGCCATCGTTGTTTGATTTATCTCGGGGATCTTGCTCGTTACAAGGGCTTATATGGTGAAGGAGATTCTAAAGCTCGGGATTTTATGGCTGCATCTAGTTATTATATGCAAGCTTCTTCACTCTGGCCTTCAAGTGGTAATCCGCATCATCAG CTTGCTATACTTGCTGGATATTCAAATGATGAGCTGGTATCCATATATCGCTATTTCCGAAGTCTAGCTGTTGATAATCCTTTTATTACTGCAAGAGATAATTTGATAATTGCATTTGAGAAG AATCGGCAAAATTATGCCCAACTTGGTGATGCTAAAGTTACTTCAGTGAAGGCAACACCTTCAAGAATTCCTGGGAAAGGAAGAGGCAAAGGGGAAATAAGGCAATCTTATAAAGAGAATAATCGGGTATCAACTAATTCAGTTAAGGAAAGAGCCTCAAATAAATCTGATCTCTTCAAAGCCTTTGTCACACGATTTGTTCGACTAAATGGAATTCTTTTTACTCGCACAAG CTTAGAAACTTTTCCGGAAGTGTTCTCaatggtgaaaaatgatttattggaacTTCTTTCTTCTGGATCTGATGAGGAGTTCACCTTTGGCTCAGATAATGCTGAGTGTAAGCTTGCGATTGTCAGGCTGGTCGCCATTGTAATATTTACAGTGCACAGTTTAAGTAAGGATAATGAAAACCAATCATATGCTGATATACTACAGCGTTCAGTTTTGCTTCAAAATGCCTACGCTTCTACCTTTGAGTTTATGGGATTCATGCTTGAAAGGTGCTACCAGTTAAATGATCCTGCATCGAGCTTTTTATTGCCTGGCATTATGGTTTTTGTAGAGTGGTTGGCCTGTCGTCATGATGTTGCTGTTTGCAGTGAGATGGAGGAGAAACAAGTCAACACAAGGAATTTTTTCTGGAACAAATGCATTTCCTTGTTAAACAAGCTCTTATCAAGTGGTTATTTGTTTCTAAATGAGGATGAAGATGAAACATGCTTTTCAAACATGAGCAAATATGATGAGGGTGAAACTGCAAATCGTCTTGCATTGCCTGAGGATTTTGAATTGAGAGGATTTCTTCCTCTCATTCCTGCCCAGCTTATCCTTGATTTCTCTAGGAAGCATTCTTCTGGAGGCAATGGAAgcaaaaaggaaaaatgttcaCGTATTCAACGGATCATTGCATCTGGAAAGGCTCTTACTAATGTAGTTCGGATTGGTcaggaaggattctattttgacACGAAGTTGAAGGAATTTGTGATGGGCGTTATGCCAGAGATTTCTGATGATTATTTGTTTTCCAGCCCTCTGGAATCCGGTGTAATTGCCAACTCTCTTAACATTACGATGGGGAGACAAATGGATCTCAGTGCTGTGCCACAGTTTGAGGGTGGTGTAGAAGTGGAGGACGAGGACGAGGATGAGGATGAGGTTATTGTTTTTAAGCCTTCCACAACCGAAAAGCATTTTGAGGACTTTGCTTCAAAGTTTACTTCTTCACAGATTCTTGCTTCTGTTGGGGGGGCTGGACCTATTGGTCTTGGGTGTGAAAATCGGTCCTTATCTGTTGGACATGATAGTCTTCTAGTGCAGAATGGGATTAGCGCTAGCATGATACATCCTACTGCCTTTGCTAATGGCACTTCCCAGTATCTGCAGCCGGTACAAACTAGCACATCAAAGTGGCTTGTAGAGCAAGCTCAAACTATGAATGGATTGGCCCAGCTACATTTACTTAAGTCTTCGCTGGAAGATCAGTTTGGAACTTCGCAACCTGCCACTCTTTCTGTCTCCTACCCACAGTTCAATGCTGCTACGGGTTATAGTCATCCAATTCCGATTCTAGAAGCTACTTTGCCATCAAAATTTGACTCCATTATTTCCTCAGGAGTAACTTCTGATAGCCTCTCTATGAAACAATCTTCAACGATTCCATCTGGCTTAAAGAAGAATCCAGTGAGTCGACCTGTTAGACACCTTGGTCCACCACCTGGTTTTGGTTATGTTCCTTCCAAAGCTGCAGACGAGTCACTGAATACGGCTTTGAAAAATGAAAATCCTCCAAACCCACAAATGGATGATTACAGTTGGCTAGATGGTTATCACTTTCCATCATCTAATAAAAGTGTTGGATTCAGCAATTCTCTTAATCTAGTGGGACCTACAATCCATTCTGTGAGCAACGGCAATGGTTCAGTGGGTACAGCAAGTTTCCCTTTTCCTGGGAAGCAATTATCAGCACTTCAAGTTAAGAGTGAAAACCAAAAAAGCTTGGGGGATTATCAGTTTTCAGAAAATATGAAGCTATACGACGAGCAGCAGCAACaatttcataacagaaatcaaCAGCCAATCGGACCTGTGCAGCAATTTAAAGGACCATCTGGGAACCAACAGACAGTCGGGGCTGCACAGCAATATCAAGGGCAGTCTCTCTGGGATGGTCGTTTCTTTGTGTGA
- the LOC140802948 gene encoding histidine--tRNA ligase, chloroplastic/mitochondrial, producing the protein MRAIPNTSFLSHHHPAAISAVLRSLRHCIPLVPRSFSLTPIVRGQLTSASSAELDIARTGRSASIASPPSNLNTAQKIDVNPPKGTRDFPPEEMRLRNWLFQNFREVSQSFGFEEIDFPVLESEALFIRKAGEEIRDQLYCFEDRGNRRVALRPELTPSLARLVIQKGKSVSLPLKWFTIGQCWRYERMTRGRRREHYQWNMDIIGVSDVTAEAELISSIVTFFKRIGITASDVGFKVSSRKVLQEVLRRYSVPESSFGRVCVIIDKIEKIPIDDIKKELRSTELSDEVIEELLQILSVKSLPKLEEKLGDSVEAIAELKKLFSLAENYGFSEWIQFDASIVRGLAYYTGIVFEGFDREGKLRAICGGGRYDRLLSTFGGDDIPACGFGFGDAVVIELLKERQLLPELNLQVENIICSLDPDLQGAASAVAAKLRENGQGVDLVLENKPLKWVFKRAARINARRLVLVGNDEWQKGMVKVKILASGEQYEVKVDDLE; encoded by the exons ATGCGTGCTATTCCCAACACTTCCTTCCTTAGCCACCACCACCCGGCCGCCATCTCCGCCGTCCTACGTTCCCTACGACACTGCATCCCCCTCGTTCCTCGATCTTTTTCATTAACTCCTATAGTGAGAGGGCAGTTAACTTCCGCATCATCAGCAGAGTTGGATATTGCTCGAACTGGCCGCTCCGCTTCAATTGCTTCCCCTCCTTCGAACTTGAATACTGCACAGAAAATTGACGTTAACCCACCAAAAGGGACTCGGGATTTCCCCCCGGAAGAAATGCGGCTCCGCAATTGGCTTTTTCAAAACTTCAGAGAG GTTTCACAATCATTCGGCTTCGAAGAGATTGATTTTCCGGTTCTAGAATCAGAAGCATTGTTCATAAGGAAAGCTGGGGAGGAGATCAGAGACCAG CTTTACTGCTTTGAAGATCGGGGAAACCGCAGAGTTGCATTAAGGCCTGAACTTACTCCTTCTTTGGCGAGGCTTGTCATACAGAAAGG AAAATCTGTTTCTCTTCCACTAAAATGGTTTACTATTGGGCAATGCTGGCGGTATGAGCGAATGACTAGAGGTCGTCGTCGCGAGCATTATCAATGGAACATGGATATTATTGGTGTATCAGATGTTACA GCTGAAGCAGAGCTGATTTCTTCTATTGTCACCTTTTTCAAGCGCATTGGTATCACGGCATCAGATGTTGGGTTTAAAGTTTCTAGTCGAAAG GTTTTGCAAGAAGTATTGAGACGCTATTCTGTACCAGAAAGTTCTTTTGGTAGGGTTTGTGTAATTATAGATAAG ATTGAAAAGATTCCAATTGATGATATCAAGAAGGAGTTGAGATCTACCGAGCTATCAGATGAGGTTATTGAGGAGCTATTGCAAATCCTCTCAGTAAAATCTTTGCCAAAATTGGAAG AGAAACTTGGGGATTCAGTGGAAGCAATTGCTGAACTGAAGAAACTATTTTCACTTGCTGAGAACTATGGTTTCTCTGAGTGGATTCAATTTGATGCGTCCATTGTACGTGGTTTGGCCTACTATACTGGAATTGTTTTTGAG GGATTTGATCGAGAGGGAAAGCTGCGAGCAATTTGTGGCGGTGGGCGATATGACAGATTGCTCTCAACCTTTGGAGGTGATGACATTCCAGCATGTGGCTTTGGTTTCGGAGATGCTGTTGTAATAGAA CTGCTAAAGGAGAGACAACTTCTACCGGAACTTAACCTCCAGGTTGAAAACATCATCTGCTCGTTGGATCCAGATCTGCAAGGCGCAGCATCTGCAGTTGCTGCTAAACTCAGGGAAAATGGTCAAGGTGTTGACTTGGTGTTGGAAAATAAACCTCTCAAATG GGTATTTAAAAGGGCAGCACGAATAAATGCTCGAAGGCTTGTACTGGTAGGGAATGATGAGTGGCAAAAGGGTATGGTTAAAGTCAAGATTCTTGCATCTGGAGAACAGTACGAGGTCAAAGTCGACGATCTTGAGTGA
- the LOC140802949 gene encoding transcription factor HBP-1b(c38)-like isoform X3 yields the protein MAGTTIKIGAEDNNKRRSATSVMPSFFSQTPVSNPMGTEANATQSSRLLDYGVLEQYLGFRVGDSSGISQSPRFTSTVDGRLSSSDLHSQAFNMTHPSTSTLLPGSQAMQFHKSLAPMPNIVSASSAQHENWGDSNMTDSSSHTDTSTDVEPRDKNLQFEMGQSAAVVISDYTDKSEERTQDQKTQRRLAQNREAARKSRLRKKAYVQQLENSRLKLTQLEQEVQRARQQGVFIASTADQSHAGSANGALAFDAEYARWMEEQNRHINELRTAVNSRTNDAELRNIVNNVITHFNDVFRLQGNAAKADVFHILLGMWKTPAERCFLWIGGFRPSELLKQSSHQAEDALSQGMDALQQSIAETLATGSSGSQGSSGNVANYMGQMAMAMGKLGSLEGFIRQADNLRQQTLQQMHRVLTTKQSARALLLINDYFSRLRALSSLWLARPQE from the exons ATGGCTGGTACAACGATAAAAATTGGTGCAGAGGATAATAATAAAAGAAGAAGTGCAACTTCTGTGATGCCAAGCTTCTTCTCTCAGACGCCAGTTTCAAATCCCAT GGGTACAGAAGCTAATGCAACACAATCTTCACGACTTTTAGATTATGGGGTCCTTGAGCAATATTTGGGATTTCGTGTCGGAGATTCCAGTGGTATCAGCCAAA GTCCGAGATTTACTTCGACTGTGGATGGCCGACTATCAAGCTCTGATCTCCATTCTCAAGCATTCAATATG ACTCATCCTTCAACCAGCACGCTTCTCCCTGGATCTCAAGCAATGCAATTTCATAAGTCGCTGGCACCAATGCCGAATATAGTTTCTGCATCTAGTGCTCAGCATGAGAACTGGGGAGATTCCAACATGACTGATTCCAGCTCCCACACGGATACTTCGACAGATGTGGAACCCAGGGATAAAAATCTACAG TTTGAAATGGGTCAATCTGCAGCTGTGGTGATCTCCGATTACACGGATAAGTCAGAAGAAAGAACCCAAGATCAAAAG ACACAGCGAAGGCTTGCACAAAATCGTGAAGCTGCAAGAAAAAGCAGATTGAGGAAGAAA GCATATGTTCAGCAGCTGGAGAATAGTCGTCTGAAGTTAACACAACTAGAGCAGGAAGTGCAGCGAGCACGGCAGCAGGGTGTATTTATTGCAAGCACAGCAGATCAATCTCATGCGGGGAGTGCCAATG GGGCGCTCGCTTTTGATGCAGAATATGCACGGTGGATGGAAGAGCAGAATCGGCACATAAATGAGCTGCGGACTGCAGTCAATTCACGCACAAATGATGCAGAGCTTCGTAATATTGTCAACAATGTGATCACACACTTTAACGATGTTTTCAGGCTGCAAGGTAACGCTGCCAAGGCAGATGTATTTCACATATTATTAGGAATGTGGAAGACGCCAGCCGAAAGGTGTTTTCTGTGGATTGGTGGATTCCGTCCATCAGAACTCCTCAAG CAATCTTCTCATCAAGCCGAAGATGCTCTTTCGCAAGGTATGGATGCATTGCAGCAATCTATAGCCGAGACGCTGGCCACTGGTTCCTCTGGATCCCAAGGTTCGTCTGGAAACGTCGCTAATTACATGGGACAGATGGCGATGGCCATGGGAAAGTTGGGAAGTCTCGAAGGTTTTATTCGACAG GCTGACAACCTGCGGCAGCAAACTCTACAACAAATGCATCGTGTATTAACAACCAAACAATCAGCCCGCGCACTTCTCTTAATAAATGACTATTTTTCGAGGCTCCGTGCCCTCAGTTCTCTTTGGCTCGCTAGGCCACAAGAATGA
- the LOC140802949 gene encoding transcription factor HBP-1b(c38)-like isoform X1, with amino-acid sequence MAGTTIKIGAEDNNKRRSATSVMPSFFSQTPVSNPMGTEANATQSSRLLDYGVLEQYLGFRVGDSSGISQSPRFTSTVDGRLSSSDLHSQAFNMTHPSTSTLLPGSQAMQFHKSLAPMPNIVSASSAQHENWGDSNMTDSSSHTDTSTDVEPRDKNLQFEMGQSAAVVISDYTDKSEERTQDQKTQRRLAQNREAARKSRLRKKAYVQQLENSRLKLTQLEQEVQRARQQGVFIASTADQSHAGSANGALAFDAEYARWMEEQNRHINELRTAVNSRTNDAELRNIVNNVITHFNDVFRLQGNAAKADVFHILLGMWKTPAERCFLWIGGFRPSELLKLLVNQLEPLTEQQLTGIFNLQQSSHQAEDALSQGMDALQQSIAETLATGSSGSQGSSGNVANYMGQMAMAMGKLGSLEGFIRQADNLRQQTLQQMHRVLTTKQSARALLLINDYFSRLRALSSLWLARPQE; translated from the exons ATGGCTGGTACAACGATAAAAATTGGTGCAGAGGATAATAATAAAAGAAGAAGTGCAACTTCTGTGATGCCAAGCTTCTTCTCTCAGACGCCAGTTTCAAATCCCAT GGGTACAGAAGCTAATGCAACACAATCTTCACGACTTTTAGATTATGGGGTCCTTGAGCAATATTTGGGATTTCGTGTCGGAGATTCCAGTGGTATCAGCCAAA GTCCGAGATTTACTTCGACTGTGGATGGCCGACTATCAAGCTCTGATCTCCATTCTCAAGCATTCAATATG ACTCATCCTTCAACCAGCACGCTTCTCCCTGGATCTCAAGCAATGCAATTTCATAAGTCGCTGGCACCAATGCCGAATATAGTTTCTGCATCTAGTGCTCAGCATGAGAACTGGGGAGATTCCAACATGACTGATTCCAGCTCCCACACGGATACTTCGACAGATGTGGAACCCAGGGATAAAAATCTACAG TTTGAAATGGGTCAATCTGCAGCTGTGGTGATCTCCGATTACACGGATAAGTCAGAAGAAAGAACCCAAGATCAAAAG ACACAGCGAAGGCTTGCACAAAATCGTGAAGCTGCAAGAAAAAGCAGATTGAGGAAGAAA GCATATGTTCAGCAGCTGGAGAATAGTCGTCTGAAGTTAACACAACTAGAGCAGGAAGTGCAGCGAGCACGGCAGCAGGGTGTATTTATTGCAAGCACAGCAGATCAATCTCATGCGGGGAGTGCCAATG GGGCGCTCGCTTTTGATGCAGAATATGCACGGTGGATGGAAGAGCAGAATCGGCACATAAATGAGCTGCGGACTGCAGTCAATTCACGCACAAATGATGCAGAGCTTCGTAATATTGTCAACAATGTGATCACACACTTTAACGATGTTTTCAGGCTGCAAGGTAACGCTGCCAAGGCAGATGTATTTCACATATTATTAGGAATGTGGAAGACGCCAGCCGAAAGGTGTTTTCTGTGGATTGGTGGATTCCGTCCATCAGAACTCCTCAAG CTTCTTGTGAACCAACTCGAGCCACTAACAGAGCAgcaattgactggtatattcaATTTGCAGCAATCTTCTCATCAAGCCGAAGATGCTCTTTCGCAAGGTATGGATGCATTGCAGCAATCTATAGCCGAGACGCTGGCCACTGGTTCCTCTGGATCCCAAGGTTCGTCTGGAAACGTCGCTAATTACATGGGACAGATGGCGATGGCCATGGGAAAGTTGGGAAGTCTCGAAGGTTTTATTCGACAG GCTGACAACCTGCGGCAGCAAACTCTACAACAAATGCATCGTGTATTAACAACCAAACAATCAGCCCGCGCACTTCTCTTAATAAATGACTATTTTTCGAGGCTCCGTGCCCTCAGTTCTCTTTGGCTCGCTAGGCCACAAGAATGA
- the LOC140802949 gene encoding transcription factor HBP-1b(c38)-like isoform X2 gives MAGTTIKIGAEDNNKRRSATSVMPSFFSQTPVSNPMGTEANATQSSRLLDYGVLEQYLGFRVGDSSGPRFTSTVDGRLSSSDLHSQAFNMTHPSTSTLLPGSQAMQFHKSLAPMPNIVSASSAQHENWGDSNMTDSSSHTDTSTDVEPRDKNLQFEMGQSAAVVISDYTDKSEERTQDQKTQRRLAQNREAARKSRLRKKAYVQQLENSRLKLTQLEQEVQRARQQGVFIASTADQSHAGSANGALAFDAEYARWMEEQNRHINELRTAVNSRTNDAELRNIVNNVITHFNDVFRLQGNAAKADVFHILLGMWKTPAERCFLWIGGFRPSELLKLLVNQLEPLTEQQLTGIFNLQQSSHQAEDALSQGMDALQQSIAETLATGSSGSQGSSGNVANYMGQMAMAMGKLGSLEGFIRQADNLRQQTLQQMHRVLTTKQSARALLLINDYFSRLRALSSLWLARPQE, from the exons ATGGCTGGTACAACGATAAAAATTGGTGCAGAGGATAATAATAAAAGAAGAAGTGCAACTTCTGTGATGCCAAGCTTCTTCTCTCAGACGCCAGTTTCAAATCCCAT GGGTACAGAAGCTAATGCAACACAATCTTCACGACTTTTAGATTATGGGGTCCTTGAGCAATATTTGGGATTTCGTGTCGGAGATTCCAGTG GTCCGAGATTTACTTCGACTGTGGATGGCCGACTATCAAGCTCTGATCTCCATTCTCAAGCATTCAATATG ACTCATCCTTCAACCAGCACGCTTCTCCCTGGATCTCAAGCAATGCAATTTCATAAGTCGCTGGCACCAATGCCGAATATAGTTTCTGCATCTAGTGCTCAGCATGAGAACTGGGGAGATTCCAACATGACTGATTCCAGCTCCCACACGGATACTTCGACAGATGTGGAACCCAGGGATAAAAATCTACAG TTTGAAATGGGTCAATCTGCAGCTGTGGTGATCTCCGATTACACGGATAAGTCAGAAGAAAGAACCCAAGATCAAAAG ACACAGCGAAGGCTTGCACAAAATCGTGAAGCTGCAAGAAAAAGCAGATTGAGGAAGAAA GCATATGTTCAGCAGCTGGAGAATAGTCGTCTGAAGTTAACACAACTAGAGCAGGAAGTGCAGCGAGCACGGCAGCAGGGTGTATTTATTGCAAGCACAGCAGATCAATCTCATGCGGGGAGTGCCAATG GGGCGCTCGCTTTTGATGCAGAATATGCACGGTGGATGGAAGAGCAGAATCGGCACATAAATGAGCTGCGGACTGCAGTCAATTCACGCACAAATGATGCAGAGCTTCGTAATATTGTCAACAATGTGATCACACACTTTAACGATGTTTTCAGGCTGCAAGGTAACGCTGCCAAGGCAGATGTATTTCACATATTATTAGGAATGTGGAAGACGCCAGCCGAAAGGTGTTTTCTGTGGATTGGTGGATTCCGTCCATCAGAACTCCTCAAG CTTCTTGTGAACCAACTCGAGCCACTAACAGAGCAgcaattgactggtatattcaATTTGCAGCAATCTTCTCATCAAGCCGAAGATGCTCTTTCGCAAGGTATGGATGCATTGCAGCAATCTATAGCCGAGACGCTGGCCACTGGTTCCTCTGGATCCCAAGGTTCGTCTGGAAACGTCGCTAATTACATGGGACAGATGGCGATGGCCATGGGAAAGTTGGGAAGTCTCGAAGGTTTTATTCGACAG GCTGACAACCTGCGGCAGCAAACTCTACAACAAATGCATCGTGTATTAACAACCAAACAATCAGCCCGCGCACTTCTCTTAATAAATGACTATTTTTCGAGGCTCCGTGCCCTCAGTTCTCTTTGGCTCGCTAGGCCACAAGAATGA
- the LOC140802949 gene encoding transcription factor TGA2.3-like isoform X4: MTHPSTSTLLPGSQAMQFHKSLAPMPNIVSASSAQHENWGDSNMTDSSSHTDTSTDVEPRDKNLQFEMGQSAAVVISDYTDKSEERTQDQKTQRRLAQNREAARKSRLRKKAYVQQLENSRLKLTQLEQEVQRARQQGVFIASTADQSHAGSANGALAFDAEYARWMEEQNRHINELRTAVNSRTNDAELRNIVNNVITHFNDVFRLQGNAAKADVFHILLGMWKTPAERCFLWIGGFRPSELLKLLVNQLEPLTEQQLTGIFNLQQSSHQAEDALSQGMDALQQSIAETLATGSSGSQGSSGNVANYMGQMAMAMGKLGSLEGFIRQADNLRQQTLQQMHRVLTTKQSARALLLINDYFSRLRALSSLWLARPQE, encoded by the exons ATG ACTCATCCTTCAACCAGCACGCTTCTCCCTGGATCTCAAGCAATGCAATTTCATAAGTCGCTGGCACCAATGCCGAATATAGTTTCTGCATCTAGTGCTCAGCATGAGAACTGGGGAGATTCCAACATGACTGATTCCAGCTCCCACACGGATACTTCGACAGATGTGGAACCCAGGGATAAAAATCTACAG TTTGAAATGGGTCAATCTGCAGCTGTGGTGATCTCCGATTACACGGATAAGTCAGAAGAAAGAACCCAAGATCAAAAG ACACAGCGAAGGCTTGCACAAAATCGTGAAGCTGCAAGAAAAAGCAGATTGAGGAAGAAA GCATATGTTCAGCAGCTGGAGAATAGTCGTCTGAAGTTAACACAACTAGAGCAGGAAGTGCAGCGAGCACGGCAGCAGGGTGTATTTATTGCAAGCACAGCAGATCAATCTCATGCGGGGAGTGCCAATG GGGCGCTCGCTTTTGATGCAGAATATGCACGGTGGATGGAAGAGCAGAATCGGCACATAAATGAGCTGCGGACTGCAGTCAATTCACGCACAAATGATGCAGAGCTTCGTAATATTGTCAACAATGTGATCACACACTTTAACGATGTTTTCAGGCTGCAAGGTAACGCTGCCAAGGCAGATGTATTTCACATATTATTAGGAATGTGGAAGACGCCAGCCGAAAGGTGTTTTCTGTGGATTGGTGGATTCCGTCCATCAGAACTCCTCAAG CTTCTTGTGAACCAACTCGAGCCACTAACAGAGCAgcaattgactggtatattcaATTTGCAGCAATCTTCTCATCAAGCCGAAGATGCTCTTTCGCAAGGTATGGATGCATTGCAGCAATCTATAGCCGAGACGCTGGCCACTGGTTCCTCTGGATCCCAAGGTTCGTCTGGAAACGTCGCTAATTACATGGGACAGATGGCGATGGCCATGGGAAAGTTGGGAAGTCTCGAAGGTTTTATTCGACAG GCTGACAACCTGCGGCAGCAAACTCTACAACAAATGCATCGTGTATTAACAACCAAACAATCAGCCCGCGCACTTCTCTTAATAAATGACTATTTTTCGAGGCTCCGTGCCCTCAGTTCTCTTTGGCTCGCTAGGCCACAAGAATGA